In Octopus bimaculoides isolate UCB-OBI-ISO-001 chromosome 26, ASM119413v2, whole genome shotgun sequence, the following are encoded in one genomic region:
- the LOC106872360 gene encoding rho guanine nucleotide exchange factor 26: MTTFLLSPEFSDKSGKSILSRQERHEMFSNIGAVRETSEKFLADLEERWKKSSQIHDICDIITDHVQKNTFNVYIRYCTNMSYQERMYNKLLKRPEFEAALKSIERKDACQRLPMKTFLLLPMQRITRIPLLIDSIRHRLDPNTDRYRSAEIALQAINKIVKQCNEGARQMECMEELIALQKQMQFKVKEFPLISASRMLVKKGEAIEIVSEPSSKTIFKRSKPTKNPIYLFLFNDLLLVTKKRGNHYDVVDYCSRAFLDPQRIRDPDKCKLLPHGVPPNVRFLILLVMLENFENKRVEMILAFNSENDCERWLTAVTPVTVEGDERIYSAWDCPEVEAICSYKAYEKDELSLESNDVVTVFRKLNDGKGCFLHVCVCVGGDFIGASIKERTPKIKWGYIVGGKGSESDL; the protein is encoded by the exons ATGACAACATTTCTTCTGAGTCCAGAATTTTCTGACAAATCTGGTAAAAGTATTCTCAGTCGACAGGAGCGACACGAAATGTTCTCCAATATTGGAGCCGTTAGAGAAACAAGTGAAAA ATTCCTTGCTGATCTGGAAGAGCGCTGGAAGAAGTCATCACAAATTCACGATATTTGTGACATAATTACAGACCATGTGCAGAAAAACACATTCAATGTCTATATTCGTTACTGTACCAACATGTCATACCAGGAGAGGATGTACAACAAACTTCT aAAACGTCCTGAATTTGAGGCAGCTCTGAAATCAATTGAACGCAAAGATGCCTGTCAACGGCTCCCAATGAAAACTTTCCTGCTTCTTCCGATGCAGAGAATTACACGGATCCCCTTACTCATTGATTCAATCCGACATCGATTAGACCCAAACACCGATCGATACAGATCAGCTGAAATCGCACTGCAGGCCATCAACAAG ATTGTGAAACAATGCAATGAGGGAGCACGACAGATGGAATGTATGGAGGAACTGATTGCCTTACAGAAACAGATGCAGTTTAAGGTCAAG gagTTCCCCCTAATCTCGGCGTCACGGATGTTGGTAAAGAAGGGAGAAGCCATTGAGATTGTCAGTGAGCCGTCAAGTAAGACAATATTCAAGAGAAGTAAACCAACAAAaaatcctatttatttatttctatttaatgatCTTCTACTTGTTACCAAAAAACGAGG aAACCATTATGATGTTGTCGATTATTGTTCACGTGCCTTTTTGGACCCTCAACGTATCAGGGACCCAGACAAATGTAAGCTTTTACCTCATGGAGTTCCACCCAATGTCCGTTTTCTGATATTGCTGGTAATGTTGGAGAACTTTGAAAACAAAAGAGTGGAAATGATTTTGGCTTTTAATTCTGA AAATGATTGTGAACGTTGGTTGACTGCTGTAACCCCTGTCACAGTGGAAGGCGATGAAAGAATTTACTCAGCATGGG ATTGTCCAGAAGTGGAAGCCATTTGTTCATATAAAGCTTATGAGAAAGATGAACTCTCTTTAGAATCAAATGATGTGGTCACTGTTTTCCGGAAACTAAATGATGGTAAGGGTtgctttttgcatgtgtgtgtgtgtgtggggggggatttCATTGGTGCCTCAATTAAGGAGAGAACCCCTAAAATTAAATGGGGATATATTGTTGGGGGAAAGGGGAGTGAGTCTGATCTTTAG